A genome region from Ralstonia solanacearum K60 includes the following:
- a CDS encoding RHS repeat-associated core domain-containing protein: MLTRLSANRRSKSAPTTGQQSPDTGTTNATYDAVGNLTSRTDARGKTTTYRYDALDRLVRADYAGGTPTVFEYDGGANSQPTDIGQLTRMTDESGSTRLQYDGFGNLLQKTQSTNANGVTKDQTVAYAYGTSGSSNGKRISQTYPSGNVIGTSYDSAGHIAGLTLTTANGATTLLSKIQYQPFGKPIGWTWGNGTPYTRSFDLSGRLAQFPLGATSGNGTTPNGLSRTVNYDAASRITAYSHTDTDGSTGSGTATAANQTFGYDDQDRLISYLPANSSQSYSYDANGNRTGQTVGGNSYTQTVDPASNRQTASTGPTATRNSYDAAGNLTSDGTTTYSYSDRGRLASVTKRGTTTSYLYNGLGQRVVKSGGNVPTGATRYVYDEAGHLLGEYDQSGNAIQETVYLGDTPVATIKSGTGYYVYADQIDTPRVITDTNNLMTWRWDQADPFGATLPDENPSGLGAFAYNPRFPGQVYDAETGKHYNANRDYDPAGGRYIQSDPIGLHGGQPSTYSYVGGNPISYIDPEGLAGDPPPLTRIHSDATLDSGSNRYSTDYWRNQPTDKIKDSLKPGAEEPLRVKPDGRVVDGNTRVRILQERGINVNKLPRMRGAITLGVCMQMTVGMILMSIPGNVGQCQDPCKCGELCKK; encoded by the coding sequence ATTCTGACCCGCCTTTCGGCGAATCGCCGAAGTAAATCTGCCCCAACCACCGGGCAGCAAAGTCCCGACACCGGCACCACCAACGCCACCTATGACGCGGTGGGCAACCTCACCAGCCGCACCGATGCCCGGGGCAAGACCACGACGTACCGCTACGACGCGCTGGACCGCCTGGTCCGGGCGGATTACGCGGGCGGCACGCCCACTGTCTTTGAGTACGACGGTGGCGCCAACTCGCAGCCCACCGACATCGGGCAACTGACCCGGATGACCGACGAGTCGGGCAGCACGCGCCTGCAGTACGACGGCTTCGGCAACCTGCTGCAGAAGACCCAGAGCACCAATGCCAACGGTGTCACCAAAGATCAAACGGTTGCGTACGCCTACGGCACCAGCGGCAGCAGCAACGGCAAGCGCATCAGTCAGACCTACCCGAGCGGCAACGTCATCGGCACCAGTTACGACAGCGCTGGCCACATCGCCGGACTGACACTGACGACAGCCAATGGCGCGACGACGCTGCTGTCGAAGATCCAGTACCAGCCATTCGGCAAGCCGATCGGCTGGACCTGGGGCAACGGCACGCCCTATACGCGCAGCTTCGACCTGAGCGGCCGGTTGGCCCAGTTCCCGCTGGGGGCGACGAGTGGCAATGGCACCACGCCCAATGGCCTGTCGCGCACGGTCAACTATGACGCGGCCTCGCGCATCACGGCGTACAGCCACACGGATACGGACGGCAGCACTGGCAGCGGCACGGCAACAGCCGCGAACCAGACCTTCGGGTATGACGACCAGGACCGCCTGATCAGCTATCTGCCGGCCAACAGCAGCCAGAGCTACAGCTACGACGCGAACGGCAACCGCACGGGCCAAACGGTAGGTGGCAATAGCTACACGCAGACCGTCGACCCGGCCAGCAACCGGCAGACGGCGAGCACGGGGCCGACCGCGACGAGGAACAGCTATGACGCGGCAGGCAATCTGACCAGTGATGGCACGACCACGTACAGCTACAGCGATCGGGGTCGGCTGGCGAGTGTCACGAAGCGCGGCACCACGACCAGCTACCTGTACAACGGGCTGGGGCAGCGGGTCGTCAAGAGCGGCGGCAATGTCCCGACGGGAGCTACCCGGTACGTCTATGACGAAGCGGGCCACCTGCTCGGTGAATATGACCAGTCGGGCAACGCGATCCAGGAGACGGTGTACCTGGGCGACACGCCGGTCGCGACGATCAAGAGTGGCACGGGGTATTACGTCTACGCGGATCAGATCGACACGCCGCGGGTGATCACGGACACCAACAACCTGATGACGTGGAGGTGGGATCAGGCCGATCCGTTTGGGGCGACGCTGCCGGATGAGAACCCGTCGGGCCTGGGGGCGTTCGCGTACAACCCGCGCTTCCCCGGGCAGGTCTACGACGCGGAGACTGGCAAGCACTACAACGCCAATCGAGACTATGACCCGGCCGGTGGGCGGTATATTCAGTCCGACCCCATCGGGCTTCATGGCGGGCAGCCCTCCACGTACAGCTATGTTGGCGGTAATCCGATCAGTTACATTGACCCTGAAGGATTGGCGGGAGATCCACCTCCTCTGACACGGATTCACAGTGATGCCACATTGGATAGCGGTTCGAATCGCTACAGCACGGATTATTGGCGCAATCAGCCGACGGATAAAATCAAAGATTCATTGAAGCCGGGAGCCGAAGAGCCGCTAAGGGTAAAGCCGGACGGTCGTGTCGTTGATGGGAATACCCGTGTTCGAATTTTGCAAGAGCGTGGAATTAACGTTAATAAGTTGCCGAGAATGCGAGGTGCCATTACTTTGGGCGTTTGTATGCAAATGACTGTCGGCATGATATTGATGTCTATTCCGGGAAATGTTGGTCAATGTCAGGATCCTTGTAAGTGTGGTGAGCTATGCAAGAAATAG